One segment of Stenotrophomonas sp. SAU14A_NAIMI4_8 DNA contains the following:
- a CDS encoding VWA domain-containing protein — protein MNLLASYWPWPDLQLAWPLALLALPLPLLMHFWPRRALPGAALRVPYAAAELQALAGGGRVDASWLRTLLLWLGWAALCVAMARPQQLGEAITPPQQGRQMMLAMDVSGSMSEPDMVLGPQAVERLTAAKAVLADFLDRRAGDRVGLLVFGDRAYTLTPITADLASVRDQLRDSVVGLAGRETAIGDAIALAVKRLRAQPEGQRVLILLTDGVSNAGVLEPLRAAELAKAEGVRVHTVAFGGDGSMRLFGIPIAADRDPVDEATLRRIAEQTGGRFFRARDTDELVGIYAELDRLEPIAGKGPSTRPRDERYAWPLALALLLGSLAWLWPERRR, from the coding sequence ATGAACCTGCTGGCCTCCTACTGGCCCTGGCCGGATCTGCAGCTGGCGTGGCCGCTGGCGTTGCTGGCACTGCCGCTGCCGCTGCTGATGCATTTCTGGCCGCGCCGCGCATTGCCGGGCGCGGCGCTGCGCGTGCCGTATGCCGCCGCCGAACTGCAGGCTCTGGCCGGCGGAGGGCGGGTGGATGCGTCGTGGCTGCGCACCCTGCTGTTGTGGCTGGGCTGGGCCGCGTTGTGCGTGGCGATGGCCCGCCCGCAGCAGCTGGGCGAAGCCATCACCCCGCCGCAGCAAGGCCGGCAGATGATGCTGGCCATGGACGTATCCGGCAGCATGAGCGAACCGGACATGGTGCTGGGCCCGCAGGCGGTGGAACGCCTGACCGCTGCCAAGGCGGTGCTGGCCGACTTCCTGGACCGCCGTGCCGGCGACCGCGTCGGCCTGCTGGTGTTCGGCGACCGCGCGTACACGCTTACCCCCATCACGGCCGATCTGGCAAGCGTGCGCGACCAGCTGCGCGACAGCGTGGTCGGCCTGGCCGGCCGCGAGACGGCCATCGGCGATGCCATCGCACTGGCCGTCAAACGCCTGCGCGCGCAGCCGGAAGGGCAGCGGGTGCTGATTCTGCTCACCGACGGTGTCAGCAATGCCGGCGTGCTGGAACCGCTGCGCGCGGCCGAGCTGGCCAAGGCCGAAGGCGTGCGGGTGCACACCGTGGCCTTCGGTGGCGACGGCAGCATGCGCCTGTTCGGCATTCCCATCGCCGCCGATCGCGACCCGGTGGACGAGGCGACGCTGCGGCGGATCGCCGAGCAGACCGGCGGCCGCTTCTTCCGTGCGCGCGATACCGACGAACTGGTGGGCATCTATGCCGAACTGGACCGGCTGGAGCCGATCGCCGGCAAGGGCCCGAGCACGCGCCCGCGCGACGAACGCTACGCCTGGCCGCTGGCACTGGCGCTGTTGCTGGGTTCGCTGGCCTGGCTGTGGCCGGAGCGCCGCCGATGA
- a CDS encoding DUF4381 family protein, giving the protein MSAALPLRDVALPPAPAWWPPAPGWLMVIAAVVLVLAVIVVIVVRRRRRRQRWLHAFDQELRAAGTGPAELAVIAGLLRRAARQAQPGSEALQDAAWWARIDPQDALPDAQRTLLTEGPYRPQMETSQLDDIRTWARQRYLQLLQERRR; this is encoded by the coding sequence ATGAGCGCCGCGCTGCCGCTGCGCGACGTCGCGCTGCCGCCTGCACCGGCCTGGTGGCCGCCTGCGCCGGGTTGGCTGATGGTGATCGCCGCCGTGGTGCTGGTGCTGGCGGTCATCGTGGTGATCGTGGTCCGGCGTCGCCGTCGCCGCCAGCGCTGGTTGCACGCCTTCGACCAGGAGCTGCGGGCCGCCGGCACCGGTCCGGCCGAGCTGGCGGTGATTGCCGGTCTGTTGCGGCGTGCGGCACGCCAGGCGCAACCGGGCAGCGAAGCGCTGCAGGATGCGGCCTGGTGGGCGCGCATCGATCCGCAGGACGCGTTGCCTGATGCGCAGCGCACCCTGCTGACCGAAGGCCCGTACCGCCCGCAGATGGAAACCTCGCAGCTGGACGACATTCGCACGTGGGCGCGGCAGCGCTATCTGCAGCTGCTGCAGGAGCGCCGCCGATGA
- a CDS encoding DUF58 domain-containing protein has product MTDHSTPSAGDGLRPQLAELVALRGLAQRPPAPRRGRTGLAGQAPSPLRGRGMEYAESREYVAGDDARHIDWRVTARSGRAHTKLFQAERERVTLIVADTAPALYFGTRVRFKSVQAARAGAIAAWSAQRRGDRIGALRGSDREPPVAPAGGPRGVLRVLDALTRWYAQPPADDLGLERALDHASRVLRPGARLLVLADPQQALRIAPARWGALAQHHDVTLLLLVDPLEMQPPSAALQFLSPQQRVSLDLRRSDVQAHWHAHFVAPVDALRRHLVARRVDVQLLSTDAASDAWLAPAATEVPA; this is encoded by the coding sequence ATGACCGATCATTCCACGCCCAGCGCCGGTGACGGCCTGCGACCGCAGTTGGCCGAACTGGTGGCCCTGCGTGGCCTGGCGCAGCGCCCGCCGGCACCGCGTCGCGGTCGCACCGGCCTTGCCGGTCAGGCACCGTCGCCGCTGCGCGGCCGAGGCATGGAATACGCCGAATCGCGCGAGTACGTGGCCGGTGATGACGCGCGCCATATCGACTGGCGGGTGACCGCGCGTAGCGGGCGAGCGCATACCAAGCTGTTCCAGGCCGAGCGCGAACGGGTCACGCTGATCGTGGCCGATACCGCGCCGGCCCTGTACTTCGGCACCCGCGTGCGCTTCAAGTCGGTGCAGGCCGCGCGTGCCGGCGCCATTGCGGCGTGGTCGGCGCAGCGCCGTGGCGACCGCATCGGGGCGTTGCGCGGCAGCGACCGCGAACCGCCGGTAGCCCCTGCTGGCGGGCCGCGCGGCGTGCTGCGCGTGCTCGACGCGCTTACCCGCTGGTACGCGCAGCCGCCCGCCGACGATCTGGGCCTGGAGCGCGCGCTGGACCACGCCAGCCGCGTGCTACGCCCCGGTGCGCGGCTGCTGGTGCTGGCCGATCCGCAGCAAGCCCTGCGCATCGCCCCTGCGCGCTGGGGCGCGTTGGCGCAACACCACGACGTGACGCTGCTGCTGCTGGTGGATCCGCTGGAAATGCAGCCGCCATCGGCCGCGCTGCAGTTCCTCTCGCCACAGCAGCGGGTCAGTCTGGACCTGCGCCGCAGCGATGTGCAGGCGCACTGGCATGCCCATTTCGTCGCGCCGGTGGACGCGCTGCGACGGCACCTGGTGGCGCGCCGCGTCGATGTGCAGTTGCTCTCGACCGATGCCGCCAGCGATGCCTGGTTGGCCCCGGCGGCCACCGAGGTGCCGGCATGA
- a CDS encoding MoxR family ATPase, giving the protein MNLPPPMPESISPPPAPATSRLHAAFTALRDALSAEIVGQAALVERLLIALLADGHLLVEGAPGLAKTTAIRALAARLETEFARVQFTPDLLPADLTGTEIWRPQEGRFEFVPGPIFHPILLADEINRAPAKVQSALLEAMGERQVTVGRHTYALPSLFLVMATQNPIEQEGTFPLPEAQLDRFLMHVRIGYPDQAAEAEILRLARERARGALGEAPPAPDKLPMQDVFDARRQVLDLHMAPALERYLVELVLASRDPGRYDPALGRRIAWGASPRGSIALERCARARAWLAGRDFVTPDDVRAVAADVLRHRVLPSYEATAEGWDGERLVQELLARVPAP; this is encoded by the coding sequence ATGAACCTGCCACCGCCGATGCCCGAATCCATCTCCCCGCCGCCTGCGCCGGCCACCTCGCGGCTGCATGCCGCCTTCACCGCCCTGCGCGACGCGCTGTCGGCGGAGATCGTCGGCCAGGCCGCACTGGTCGAGCGGCTGTTGATCGCGCTGCTGGCCGACGGCCATCTGCTGGTGGAAGGCGCGCCCGGCCTGGCCAAGACCACCGCCATCCGCGCGCTGGCCGCCCGCCTGGAAACCGAATTCGCGCGCGTGCAGTTCACCCCGGACCTGCTGCCGGCCGATCTGACCGGCACCGAGATCTGGCGCCCGCAGGAAGGCCGTTTCGAATTCGTGCCCGGCCCGATCTTCCATCCGATCCTGCTGGCCGACGAAATCAACCGTGCCCCGGCCAAGGTGCAGTCGGCGCTGCTGGAAGCGATGGGCGAACGCCAGGTGACCGTCGGCCGGCACACCTACGCCCTGCCGTCGCTGTTCCTGGTGATGGCCACGCAGAACCCGATCGAGCAGGAAGGCACCTTCCCGCTGCCGGAAGCGCAGCTGGACCGTTTCCTGATGCACGTGCGCATCGGCTACCCCGACCAGGCCGCCGAGGCAGAGATCCTGCGACTGGCGCGCGAACGTGCGCGCGGCGCGCTGGGTGAAGCGCCGCCGGCGCCGGACAAGCTGCCGATGCAGGATGTCTTCGATGCGCGCCGCCAGGTGCTGGACCTGCACATGGCGCCGGCGCTGGAGCGCTACCTGGTGGAACTGGTGCTGGCCTCGCGCGATCCCGGCCGCTACGACCCGGCATTGGGCCGTCGCATCGCCTGGGGCGCCAGCCCGCGCGGGTCCATCGCTCTGGAACGCTGCGCGCGTGCGCGCGCCTGGCTGGCCGGTCGCGATTTCGTCACCCCCGACGACGTGCGGGCGGTGGCTGCCGACGTACTGCGGCACCGGGTGCTGCCCAGCTATGAAGCCACCGCCGAAGGCTGGGACGGCGAGCGCCTGGTGCAGGAACTGCTGGCCCGCGTGCCCGCGCCCTGA
- a CDS encoding type IV pilus secretin PilQ family protein: MTFHQAKGLRPIRRSTLNRIGALGVALMLACAPALAAAPAAKPASTTAAAPATAPASLAVSRIDFKRGDDGSGRLIVQFDGQGAIPDLRTQDNSVIVDVGNARLPANLQKPMNVTDFATPVQRIDAKPSGAGTQLVLSTGGAVESLAYQSGNEYVVEITPRKAPAAVGAVTAGSVSQAAKGVPQRGYSGKPVTFNFQDIPVRTVLQLISDESNLNIVASDSVQGNVTLRLVNVPWDQALDIVLRAKGLDKRRDGSVIWVAPQAELAKFEQEKEDARIAIENREDLVTDYVQINYHSATQIFKALTEAKGIGGGGSGGQGGGGSGSSSQEESGFLSSRGRIVADERTNTLMISDIPKKIARMRELIGVIDRPVDQVLIESRIVIATDTFARELGAKFGISGSRDNVYFSGDLDANAATRKSQVDAAETNAKAVRDWVAGGSVGPRPVAVGSSITRGLNWNLPVASTSNPGSLALSILNAGYLLDVELSAMQEESRGEVISNPRVVTTNQREALIKQGKEIGYVTISGGGVGAAATPNVQFKEVVLELKVTPTITDDNRVFLNMAVKKDEVESYIVLEGYGQVPNINRREVNTAVLVEDGQTVVIGGVYEFTDRNSVSKVPFLGDVPFLGNLFKKRGRNKDKAELLVFVTPKVLRVAKRS; encoded by the coding sequence ATGACTTTTCACCAAGCCAAGGGGCTGCGACCCATCCGGCGCTCTACCTTGAACCGCATCGGCGCGCTGGGAGTCGCGTTGATGCTGGCCTGCGCTCCGGCGCTGGCTGCCGCACCGGCTGCAAAGCCGGCCAGCACCACCGCTGCTGCACCGGCCACCGCGCCGGCCAGCCTGGCGGTGTCGCGCATCGACTTCAAGCGCGGCGATGACGGCAGCGGCCGCCTGATCGTGCAGTTCGACGGCCAGGGCGCCATCCCGGATCTGCGCACGCAGGACAACAGCGTGATCGTGGACGTGGGCAACGCACGCCTGCCGGCGAACCTGCAGAAGCCGATGAACGTGACCGACTTTGCCACGCCGGTGCAGCGCATCGACGCCAAGCCGTCCGGTGCCGGCACCCAGCTGGTGCTCAGCACCGGTGGTGCGGTCGAATCGCTGGCCTACCAGAGCGGCAACGAATACGTGGTCGAGATCACCCCGCGCAAGGCCCCGGCCGCGGTGGGTGCGGTCACCGCCGGCAGCGTCAGCCAGGCCGCCAAGGGCGTGCCGCAGCGCGGCTACAGCGGCAAGCCGGTCACCTTCAACTTCCAGGACATTCCGGTTCGTACCGTCCTGCAGTTGATCAGCGACGAATCGAACCTGAATATCGTGGCGTCCGATTCGGTGCAGGGCAACGTGACCCTGCGCCTGGTCAACGTGCCGTGGGACCAGGCACTGGACATCGTGCTGCGTGCCAAGGGCCTGGACAAGCGTCGCGACGGCAGCGTGATCTGGGTTGCGCCGCAGGCTGAACTGGCCAAGTTCGAGCAGGAAAAGGAAGACGCGCGCATTGCGATCGAGAACCGCGAAGACTTGGTGACCGATTACGTGCAGATCAACTACCACAGCGCCACGCAGATATTCAAAGCGCTGACCGAAGCCAAGGGCATCGGCGGCGGCGGCAGCGGTGGCCAGGGTGGCGGTGGCAGCGGTTCGTCGTCGCAGGAAGAGAGTGGTTTCCTGTCCTCGCGCGGCCGCATCGTGGCCGACGAGCGCACCAACACGCTGATGATCAGCGACATTCCGAAGAAGATCGCGCGCATGCGTGAGCTGATCGGGGTGATCGACCGCCCGGTCGACCAGGTGCTGATCGAAAGCCGCATCGTGATCGCCACCGATACCTTCGCCCGCGAACTGGGTGCGAAGTTCGGCATCAGCGGCAGCCGCGACAACGTGTACTTCAGTGGTGATCTGGATGCCAATGCCGCGACCCGCAAGTCGCAGGTTGACGCAGCGGAAACCAATGCCAAGGCCGTTCGTGACTGGGTTGCGGGCGGAAGCGTGGGCCCCCGTCCTGTCGCGGTCGGTTCGTCCATCACCCGCGGCCTGAACTGGAACCTGCCGGTGGCCTCTACCAGTAACCCCGGTTCGCTGGCACTGTCGATCCTCAACGCCGGCTACCTGCTGGACGTGGAACTGTCGGCCATGCAGGAAGAGTCGCGTGGTGAAGTCATTTCCAACCCGCGCGTGGTCACCACCAACCAGCGCGAAGCCCTGATCAAGCAGGGTAAGGAAATCGGCTACGTCACCATCAGCGGTGGTGGTGTCGGTGCTGCAGCCACGCCGAATGTGCAGTTCAAGGAAGTGGTGCTGGAACTGAAGGTCACCCCGACCATCACCGACGACAACCGCGTGTTCCTGAACATGGCGGTGAAAAAGGACGAGGTCGAAAGCTACATCGTGCTGGAAGGCTACGGCCAGGTGCCGAACATCAACCGTCGCGAGGTCAACACCGCCGTGCTGGTGGAAGACGGCCAGACCGTGGTGATCGGCGGCGTGTACGAGTTCACCGACCGCAACAGCGTCAGCAAGGTGCCGTTCCTGGGCGACGTGCCGTTCCTGGGCAATCTGTTCAAGAAGCGCGGCCGCAACAAGGACAAGGCGGAACTGCTGGTGTTCGTGACCCCGAAGGTGCTGCGCGTGGCCAAGCGCAGCTGA
- a CDS encoding pilus assembly protein PilP yields MIRSFIARGGMAMAVLLLAACGRGVTSTPGDAPNLEKWVESERARPAQPLEPLPVMQQFETFEYSAQGMRDPFTDAWTNPQQGTGGLRPDPNRRKEPLEGFPLDALDMVGTIGTGGGTVALVMGPDKVTYRVRPGGYLGQSDGRVTAVFEDRVELIELVPDGAGGWLERPATLALEDQ; encoded by the coding sequence GTGATCCGTTCCTTCATTGCACGGGGTGGCATGGCGATGGCGGTACTGCTGCTGGCCGCCTGCGGCCGCGGTGTGACCAGCACGCCGGGCGATGCCCCCAACCTTGAGAAGTGGGTCGAGAGCGAACGCGCCCGACCGGCGCAGCCGCTGGAGCCGCTGCCCGTCATGCAGCAGTTCGAGACCTTCGAGTATTCCGCGCAGGGCATGCGCGATCCGTTCACCGATGCCTGGACCAATCCGCAGCAGGGGACTGGCGGATTGCGCCCGGATCCGAACCGGCGCAAGGAACCCCTGGAAGGGTTCCCGCTGGATGCACTGGACATGGTCGGCACCATCGGCACCGGCGGCGGTACCGTCGCGCTGGTGATGGGGCCGGACAAGGTGACCTACCGGGTACGCCCGGGCGGTTACCTGGGGCAGAGCGACGGGCGGGTCACCGCGGTCTTCGAAGACCGCGTGGAGCTGATCGAACTGGTGCCGGATGGCGCGGGTGGCTGGCTGGAACGTCCGGCTACGCTCGCGCTGGAAGATCAATGA
- the pilO gene encoding type 4a pilus biogenesis protein PilO has translation MSKKVELKNLDFNDIGNWPRNAKIVFCSLIALVIIFVLWMLLISGKREELQTLESQETTLRQEFTKEQERAVNLEPLKQQLAQMEQVLQQMLRQLPSKTEMPDLIIDISQTALSSGLANQLFEPEEEQVKEFYAEKPIKLSMVGSYHQFGAFVSGVASLPRVVILTMHDINLKPADKTNGNIRAGALVLSGTVKTYRYLDETEVAEQQKAEAGEAGKEAQK, from the coding sequence ATGAGCAAGAAAGTCGAACTGAAGAACCTGGATTTCAACGACATCGGCAACTGGCCGCGCAACGCCAAGATTGTCTTCTGCTCGCTGATCGCCCTGGTCATCATCTTCGTGCTGTGGATGCTGCTGATCAGCGGCAAGCGTGAAGAGCTGCAGACCCTGGAAAGCCAGGAAACCACCCTGCGCCAGGAATTCACCAAGGAACAGGAACGCGCGGTCAACCTGGAACCGCTGAAGCAGCAGCTGGCACAGATGGAGCAGGTGCTGCAGCAGATGCTGCGCCAGCTGCCCAGCAAGACCGAGATGCCCGATCTGATCATCGACATCTCGCAGACCGCGCTGTCCAGCGGCCTGGCCAACCAGCTGTTCGAGCCGGAAGAAGAGCAGGTCAAGGAGTTCTACGCCGAAAAGCCGATCAAGCTGAGCATGGTGGGCAGCTACCACCAGTTCGGTGCGTTCGTCAGCGGCGTGGCCTCGCTGCCGCGCGTGGTCATCCTGACCATGCACGACATCAACCTGAAGCCGGCCGACAAGACCAACGGCAACATCCGCGCCGGTGCGCTGGTGCTGTCCGGTACGGTCAAGACCTACCGTTACCTGGATGAAACCGAGGTGGCGGAACAGCAGAAGGCTGAGGCAGGCGAAGCAGGCAAGGAGGCGCAGAAGTGA
- a CDS encoding PilN domain-containing protein: MARINLLPWRAERRKQRQREFGVMLGMAALGGVLLSLLVWFYYDMQVSGQMDRNAYLQAEITKVKAQNAEIDRLDEQKNRLLARKAVIEQLQAKRSQMVHLFDALVRTIPDGVVLTALQQDGDTLTLEGRTQSNARVSAYMRNLEVSGWMTNPELSIIKASEPEKDKDAAPVGPVADIKALPYVFKVTVKLPAQSEESTTPGLNADGSVATGAPAAPTVAPLSAGPDAAAPVAPAAPGAAPAPANAPAPGSAPAPAPQAPAAPATPAAQPAPPAAAPKNEGSRLAQPPQAFHALPQGDRA, from the coding sequence ATGGCACGCATCAATCTATTGCCCTGGCGCGCCGAGCGGCGCAAGCAACGCCAGCGCGAGTTCGGGGTCATGCTGGGCATGGCCGCACTCGGCGGCGTGCTGCTGTCGCTGCTGGTGTGGTTCTACTACGACATGCAGGTGAGCGGCCAGATGGACCGCAATGCCTACCTGCAGGCCGAGATCACCAAGGTGAAGGCGCAGAACGCCGAGATCGACCGCTTGGACGAGCAGAAGAACCGTCTGCTGGCCCGCAAGGCGGTAATCGAACAGCTGCAGGCCAAGCGCTCGCAGATGGTTCACCTGTTCGACGCCCTGGTGCGCACCATTCCCGATGGCGTGGTACTGACCGCCCTGCAGCAGGATGGCGACACCCTTACCCTGGAAGGCCGCACGCAGTCCAACGCGCGCGTGTCCGCCTACATGCGCAACCTGGAAGTGTCCGGCTGGATGACCAACCCGGAACTGTCGATCATCAAGGCCAGCGAGCCTGAGAAAGACAAGGACGCCGCACCGGTGGGTCCGGTGGCTGACATCAAGGCCCTGCCGTATGTGTTCAAGGTGACGGTGAAGCTGCCGGCACAGAGCGAGGAGTCGACCACTCCGGGCCTGAACGCCGACGGCAGCGTGGCAACCGGCGCACCGGCCGCGCCCACCGTGGCCCCGCTCAGTGCGGGCCCGGATGCCGCGGCACCGGTTGCTCCGGCCGCACCGGGCGCAGCCCCGGCGCCGGCCAATGCACCGGCCCCGGGCAGCGCACCGGCGCCTGCACCGCAGGCCCCGGCCGCACCGGCCACCCCCGCAGCGCAACCGGCACCGCCGGCCGCCGCACCGAAGAACGAGGGTAGCCGCCTGGCCCAGCCGCCGCAGGCCTTCCATGCCCTGCCGCAGGGGGACCGCGCATGA
- a CDS encoding pilus assembly protein PilM, translating into MGLIPKSQSPLIGVDISSTAVKLLQLSRSGSRFRVEHYAVEPLPPNAVVEKNIVEVEAVGEAIRRAMNRSGSKAKLAAAAVAGSAVITKVIPMPADLDENDMEAQIELEAVNYIPYPIEEVNLDFEVIGAIPNNPEMVQVLLAASRSENVELRQSALELGGLQAKVMDVEAFAVENAFALVASELPVSSDGVVALVDIGATMTTLNVLRGGRSLYSREQVFGGKQLTDEIMRRYGLSYEEAGLAKRQGGLPESYEMEVLEPFKEATVQQISRLLQFFYAGSEFNRVDHIVLAGGCAALAGLPEMVEEQLGVPTVVANPLAQMTLGPKVQAQALAQDAPALMIATGLALRSFD; encoded by the coding sequence GTGGGGCTTATCCCAAAAAGTCAGTCGCCACTCATAGGCGTCGACATCAGTTCGACTGCGGTGAAGCTCTTGCAGCTTTCCCGCAGCGGTAGCCGTTTCCGCGTGGAACATTACGCCGTGGAACCTCTTCCGCCGAATGCGGTGGTGGAGAAGAACATCGTGGAAGTGGAGGCCGTGGGTGAGGCCATCCGCCGCGCGATGAACCGCTCCGGCAGCAAGGCCAAGCTGGCCGCCGCTGCCGTGGCCGGATCGGCAGTGATCACCAAGGTGATCCCGATGCCCGCCGATCTGGACGAAAACGACATGGAAGCCCAGATCGAGCTGGAAGCGGTCAACTACATTCCGTACCCGATCGAGGAAGTGAACCTGGACTTCGAGGTGATCGGGGCGATCCCGAACAACCCGGAAATGGTCCAGGTGCTGCTGGCCGCGTCGCGATCCGAGAACGTGGAACTGCGCCAGTCGGCGCTGGAACTGGGCGGCCTGCAGGCCAAGGTGATGGACGTGGAGGCCTTCGCGGTCGAGAACGCCTTCGCCCTGGTGGCCAGCGAACTGCCGGTGTCCAGCGATGGCGTGGTGGCCCTGGTGGACATCGGCGCCACCATGACCACCCTGAACGTCCTGCGCGGTGGCCGCAGCCTGTACAGCCGCGAACAGGTGTTCGGCGGCAAGCAGCTGACCGACGAGATCATGCGCCGCTACGGCCTGAGCTACGAGGAAGCCGGTCTGGCCAAGCGCCAGGGCGGGCTGCCGGAAAGCTACGAAATGGAAGTGCTGGAACCGTTCAAGGAAGCCACGGTGCAGCAGATCAGCCGCCTGCTGCAGTTCTTCTACGCGGGCAGCGAATTCAACCGGGTTGATCACATCGTGCTGGCCGGCGGCTGCGCTGCGCTGGCAGGCCTGCCGGAAATGGTCGAAGAACAGCTGGGCGTGCCGACTGTGGTCGCCAACCCGCTGGCACAGATGACCCTGGGCCCGAAGGTACAGGCCCAGGCGCTGGCCCAGGATGCCCCGGCGCTGATGATCGCCACCGGTCTGGCACTGAGGAGCTTCGACTGA